Within the Chromatiales bacterium genome, the region ATTCTTCGCCTGCATGGGCAGGGCAGCGTGATCGAGCGCGGCCATCCGGACTTCAACACGCTGCTGGCAACCTTCCCACCGCAGCCGGTGTGCCGCAACCTCATCCGCATCAAGGTGACGCGCATCTCGGACTCCTGCGGCTGGGGCGTGCCGCTATACGACTACACCGGGCAACGCGACGAGATCGCGCGGGCGGTGGCCGGAAAGACGCCGGAACAGTTGCGCGCCAAGGCGGAAAAGCAGAATCGTCTCAGCGTCGACGGCCTCGAGGGTCTGGACCTCGAAGCGCTCAAGTAGCCCGGATCAGACCGCGATTTCCACCACACTGAAAAAACACGGTATCGCGCGCAGCATCTCGAAGCTGGGACTGGCCTCGCGCACGATCGCCGCGGACTGGGTGCGTGCCGGACGCCTTGCCGTCAACGGTCGTCTGGTGCTCGATCCGGAATTTCCGGTGGTCATTGATCGCGATCAACTGACCCTGGACGGGAAGCCGCTGGTCGCAGCCGAAAAGCGCTACCTGATGCTCAACAAGCCGCGCGGACTGGTCACCACGACAACCGACGAAAAGGGCCGCGACACGGTCTATCGTTGTTTCGATGCTGCCGGACTGCCGTGGCTTGCACCGGTGGGCCGACTGGACAAGGCCAGCGAAGGACTCCTGCTGTTCAGCAATGATCCGGAGTGGGCGGCGCGCATCACCGATCCGGTCACCGGACCCGACAAGACCTATCACGTGCAGATCAACGCGCAGCCCGATGCGGAACTGTTGCACCGCCTCGTTGCCGGCATCAACAGCGAGGACGGCCGGCTGGCGGCAAAATCTGCACAACTGATTCGCAGCGGCGAGAAGAATGCCTGGCTGGAAATCGTCCTCGATGAAGGCCGCAACCGGCATATCCGCAGGCTGCTGGAAGCGCATGGCATCGGCGTGCTGCGCCTGATCCGCACCGCCATCGGCCCGCTGCAACTCGGCACGCTGGCCAAAGGCCAGTGGCGTTGGCTGGCAGAGCACGAGTACCGCTAGAATTCGCGCATGCAGATCGGGCCCTACACGCTCAGTTCCCCGGTGATACTCGCGCCGATGGTCGGCGTCACCGACAAGCCGTTCAGGCTCCTGTGCCGGCAGCTGGGCGCAGGCCTCGCCGTGTCGGAGATGACCAGCGCCAATCCCCTCCTGCGCGGATCCCGGAAGTCGCAGCAACGTCTGGATTTCAGCAATGAGCCGGGACCGGTCGGCGTGCAGATTGCCGGCCATGATCCGCAACAGCTGGCCGATGCCGCACGCTACTGCATGGACCAGGGCGCGCAGATCATCGATATCAACATGGGCTGCCCGGCGAAGAAGGTCTGCAACGTGGCGGCCGGCTCTGCCCTGTTGCGTGACGAACTGCTGGTGGGACGGATACTCGATGCCGTGGTCCGCGCCGTACCCGTGCCAGTCACGCTCAAGATCCGCACCGGCTATACGCGCGGGCAGCGCAATGCCCTCAGCGTCGCGCGCGTCGCCGAATCGGCCGGCATCGCGGCGATCGCCGTACACGGCCGCACGCGCGAAGACCTGTTCAGGGGCGAAGCCGAATACGACAGCGTCGCCACCGTGAAGGCCGCGATCGGCATACCGGTGATCGCCAACGGCGACATCGATACGCCAGAGAAAGCACAACTGGTGCTTACGCAGACCGGCTGCGATGCCGTGATGATCGGCCGGGCGGCACAGGGCCGGCCGTGGATCTTCCGCGAGATTGCACACTACCTGGCCACCGGTACCGTGTTGCCGGCACCTTCACTCATCGAGGTGCGCGATCACCTGCTCGGACACCTTGAAGCCCTGCACACCTTCTATGGCGAACACATGGGTGTGCGCATCGCGCGCAAGCACCTGGGCTGGTACAGCCGCGCGCATCCGGGACATCTGGCTTTCCGCAACCAGGTCAACCAGACCGAAACTGCTGAAGCGCAGATCCGCGCCACGCAGGAACACTTCCGCATGCTGATCGACGGCGCCCGTCTCGCGGCGTAGTCAGCCGGCGATACGCCGGGCACGCAGCTGCCCGCAGCCACCGTCGATATCCTGCCCGGCCGAACGCCGCAGCTTGGTCAGCACACCGCGCTGATGCAGCCAGCGCGCCATCTCTGCCGCTCGCTCCATGGCAGGACGCTCGAAATCCAGCCCCTCGACGGTGTTGTACGGGATGAAGTTCAGCACCGCATATTTGCCTGCCAGCAGCTTCACGATGCCTTCGAGTTCATCGTCGCCGTCGTTCACGCCCTTGAGCAGCGTCCACTGGTACTGGATCGGATAGGTGGTCCTGCGCGCATAGGCTTCGCCCAGCTCCACCAGCTCTGCGGGATCGATGCGCGGTGCGCGCGGCAGCAGTTCGGCTCGCAGTACAGCCCGCGTGGTATGCAGCGACAGGGCCAGCGCCGGCTTGACCACGCCCTGTGGCAGACGCTCGAACACGCGGCGGTCTCCGACAGTCGAGAACACCAGTTCCTTGTGGCCGATTCCGCCTTCAGTGCCGAGCAGTTCGATGGCCTCGAGCACATTGTCCAGATTGTGGGCAGGTTCACCCATGCCCATGAACACCACGCGACGCACGCTGCGCCGGGCACGGGCAAGTGCGAACTGCGCGACGATCTCGGCGCTGCCGAGCTGGCGCAGCAGGCCTTCACGCCCCGTCATGCAGAAAAGGCAGCCGACCGCACAACCAACCTGGGTAGAGACGCAAACGCCGGCAGGCGGCAGCAGCACGGTTTCCACTGTCTGCCCGTCGGCAAGCTGCACCAGCAGGCGCTCGGAGTCATCTGCCCCGGCGTGCCCGGAATGCACGCACCCGAGTGCGGCAAGTTCGGCAGAAATGGCCGGCAGCGCGGCGAGCAGTGACCGGGGAAACGCCGACTCGGGTTTGTGCGCCCAGGTATCCGGCGCCAGACCGCGCAGCCAGGCCCGCAGCAGCAATGCCTCGTGCCGCGGCCGGGCGCCGCTGCTGCGCAGGAGTTCACGGAGGGTCTGGATACGCATGGGAGCGGCGCGAGCCTAGCACGTGGCCGACTTTAAGCAGCACTTAAGATTCGAGGTCTACAGTTGCCCCATACCAGCAACACGGGGCGACAGGACATGAGACAGACGGTAGTGATCGGCGGACTGGCAGCCTTGCTGCTCGCTGCCAGCCTGGCCCGGGCCGCCGACCCGCTCGAGGCAATCAGGGTTGCAGCACAGGCAGACAGGTCCTTCAGCGGCTTCTCGGCTGCGCGCGGCGAAGCCCTGTTTCGCACCAAGGGCAGCGACTGGAGCTGCAGCACCTGTCATACCACAGACCCCCGCAATCCCGGGCGTCACACCGTGACCGGCAAGGCGATCCAGCCGATGGCGCCGGTCAGCAACCCGGCGCGCCTGACCGATCCGGCCAAGGTGGAAAAGTGGTTCAAACGCAATTGCAAGGATGTTTTCGATCGCGAATGTACGGCCCGGGAGAAGGGCGATGTCATCACCTGGCTGCGATCACTGACACGTTAAGAGAGGAGCTTTGGCCATGAACACTTCGAAAGCGTCCGCCGGCGTCCGCCGCATCGGCACCACACTCCTGTACCTGGCCGTCATCAGCATGCCGTCGGTCGCCTGCGCAGACGGCGCAAAAAAGCCGGCACCCGCCAATCCGGTCTGGCAGGAAGAATGCGGCAGCTGTCATATCGCCTATCCACCCCGCTTCCTGCCGGCTGAATCCTGGCAACAGCTGATGGGATCACTGGAGGATCACTTCGGTACGGACGCCAGCATCGATGCCGGAGCGGCGGCCACCATCGAGGCGTTCCTGACCCAGAACGCCAAGCGCAGCAAGACCGGTACCGCGGCAACCGACGCACCCTTGCGCATCACCGAAACCAGATGGTTTCGCCGTGAGCATGACGAGATCGCAGCCGCGAAATGGAAGTCAGCGGCGATCGGGAGCGCAGCCAACTGCGGCGCCTGTCATCGCGAAGCCGACAAGGGCAGTTTTCGTGAACGGGACATCAAGGTTCCCTGAAGGAGAATCATCATGCAGACCAGGACACTGATATGGGATCTGCCCGTACGGGCTTTTCACTGGACGCTGGCCACGAGTTTCGCCGGCGCCTGGCTGCTGGCCGACGGCGAGCGCTTGCGAAACTTCCACGTGATGTTTGGCTACACCGTTCTCGGCCTCCTGTTGTTCCGGCTGATCTGGGGCTTCGTCGGCACCCGCTACGCACAGTTCCGCTCCTTCATGTATCGCCCGCGCGAGATGGCGGCCTACCTGCGGGGACTGCTGCGCGGAGATCGTCCACATTACGTCGGTCACAACCCCGCTGGCAGCTTTGCCATCTGGGCAATACTGGTACTCGCGGCACTGACCGGCCTCAGCGGTTACGCGACCTATAACGAGTTCGGCGGCGATGCCCTTGAGGAACTGCACGAGTTGTTCGCCAACACCTGGATGCTGGTCGTCGGCCTGCATATAGGCGGGGTCATTGTTTCCAGTCTGCTCGACCGGGAAAACCTTGCCCGCGCCATGGTGACCGGATACAAACGGGCTGAACCGGCAGCGGCAATCCGCTCCGGCGTCTACGGGCTGGGCTCACTGCTGCTGGTCAGCGTGCTCGGTTTCTGGCTGTGGACACTGGTAGCCGCCTGAGAGCCTCCACTACGCCATATATTCGGCGATACCAGCCAGGCTGCGCTGGGGTTTGGCAAGTCCCGTGTCGATCTGGCCGAGGATCCTGCCGGTCTCCAGGTCCACTTTCGACATCACACCGGTGAAGATGTTGGTGGTGAACACATGCCGCTCATCGCGCGAGGCCGTGATCATCGCATAGCCATATTCGTCGAGTTCGATGGTGCGCAGGGACTTCCCTTCCGGGCTGATGAAGTCGATGAAGCTGCCCCTGAGCAACAACAGCGTGCCATCCTTCCTGTACGCCACACCCGTGGTCCACTTGCGCATGTACTCGGGTCCACCGGGATAGGTCACGAGATCGGGCAGGCACTTGCCGTTGACCACATCGAAGCGGTGCACCTTCATGCCGAGATCGGTGATGTAGGCAATCGACTTGCCATCCGGATGCATCACGGTATGCGTCACGCCGTGAAAGCCGGTCATCGAGGGCGCGGTTTCAGCATCGTATTCGGCAACCGGTCGCATGTTCGCGTCGAATTTCGCAAAGCGGCCATAGCCGACGAAATTGGTGCCGGGCAGGCGACGCATGTCGCCCCCCTCATAGGGCTTGTCGCCCTTCAGGTACTCCCCCAGCCAGATGCTGCCATCGGGAGCAAAACACACGTTGCCCCAGGGGCGCACGCCGAAATCGACGGGCGGCAACTGCTTGCCATCCGGGGACACACGTACCACTGCATATTCGAAAGGATCGAAGCCCCACAGGGTGCCGTCCGGCGCAAAGCGCAGGTTGATGATCAGGTGGCTGGTACCCTCGGTGTACAGCGTGCCCTTCGGCACCATGTTGCGGTCAAACTGCAGGATACGGCCTTCGCCGGCGTGATCGTCGCCCGGCACGTTCATCAAATAGGTGCAGCCCAGAAAAATATCGCCTGGCGCAAATGGCTTCATGGTCGAGGTCTTGGTCATCGCGAAAACTCCGCTTCTGATTGGCGTTTTGGACTTGTTCTTTATCGACAGATTTTGCCTGTCTGCCAACCATAACGGATTTCAACTCTTTTGGGCATAGCACGCAGCGATGAGACACAGGTCGCAAAAATCCGGACCGCCACCCGTTCCCGGCCCGGGGACGATAAAGCTCCCCGTTTGCGGGCCGACTAGCCTCCCATGCGGAGTCTCCGTTCAAAAATCCTGGCGCTTGCGGCTCTGCTCGTCGTCCTTACCCAGTTCAGCACCATCGGCGCGGTACTGTTGACCACCAACCGGGAGGTCTCGAACCGGGCCGACCAGATCCTGCGCAAGGCAGCCACCATCGCCGGTCAGCTCTCGGTCGGCCGCCATACGCGGCTGCGTTCTGCAGGCGCTGTGCTCGCAGCAGATCCCCGGTTCCGCGGCACCGTGAAGAGCCGGGACATCGCCACGATCAACGAACTGCTCGGCGCCCATCGTTATCGCACCGAGATTGATCTTGCCCTCCTCCTCGATGCAGACGGCCGCGTACTCGCGGGTACGGAACCGATCGGCGCAGGGGAACTGCGCTACCCGGAGCTGGTCAGGCTCGCCATGACCGACGGGGCTGTGCCAGCCCATATGACGGCTTTCGACCACACCTATGAAGTGGTCACCGTTCCGGTTGGAGAGGCCGCGCCGATTGCATGGCTGGCCAGCGGCGTACTCGTGGAAAAGGACTTCGCGAAGCGCCTGTCTGCGCTGACAGGTCTCGACGTCACGCTGCTCGCGCGCGCGCACGACCGTCCGTCGATACTCGGCAGCTCGCTCGACGCACTCGACAGCGCAATACTGCTGCAGGATCTTTCGACGGCAGACCCGGATGCCGACCGCGCACTGCGCATCAGGACGGGCAACGGCGAGCACCTCGCGCTGCTCCAGCCGCTGATTTCCAGCCGGCCGGACATCGAGGTTTTGCTGTCCGAACCGCTGGACACGATCATGGCCCCGTACCGCACCCTGCGTTACACCGTGCTGCTGCTTGGTGCCATTGCGCTGTGTCTCGCGATTCTCGGCAGCCTGCTTCTGTCCCGCACGATCACCCGCCCGGTCAATACACTGGTACAGGCAGCCCGCCGGATTCGCGATGGTCACTACAACCAGGCGGTTCAGGTCGAAGGCAAGGGCGAAGTCGCGGAACTGGCCAGCGCGCTCAACGCCATGCAACAGAGTATTGCCGACCGTGAAGAGCACATCACCTTCCATGCCCGCTTCGATGCACTCACCGGCCTGCCCACGCGTCTCTCGGCACTCGATGAAATCGAGGCGGCCATCCTGCGCGCTGCAACGAATGCACAGCCCGTTACCGTACTGCTGGTCGATCTGAACAACTTCAGCGACATCGGTTCGTCACTGGGGTACGACATCAGCGATGCGCTGCGCAGTCAGGCTGCCGAGCGTTTGCGTGCCGGGCTGGATGCGCGGCACATGCTGGGCCGCATTGAAGGCGATCAGTTCGTTGTCGTGCTCGACGGTCGCGATGTCGACCAGGCAACGGAAATCGCCGAGGACCTGGTGCGCCTGCTCGGCGGGGGCCTTTCGGTGCGCGACATCAATGTGAGTGTCGAGGCACGGGTAGGCATTGCGAGCTTTCCGCAGCATGCGGCGGACGCCGAGCAGCTGCTGCAGCGTGCAGCCGTGGCCCGCAACGATGCACGAAACTCGGACGTCCGGATCCGCATCTACCAGGAGGGCAACGACGGACGGAACCGGCGTCAGCTGACCATCCTCGGCGATTTGCGCAAGGCTGCCCGGCATGACGAGTTCCGGCTCTATTTGCAGCCGAAGGTGCAGCTTCCGGATGGGCGGGTCTGCGGTGCCGAAGCGCTGGTACGCTGGCAGCATCCGGGGCTCGGATTCCTGACGCCGGACCAGTTCATACCCATCGCCGAAAAGTCCGGCAACATCTCGCTGATCACCCAATGGGCACTGGCAACCGCGATCCGCGAATGCCGGCTGTGGCTCGAGGAAGGGCTTGACCTGCCGGTCTCGGTAAACCTGTCGAGCCGCGACCTGCAGGACAAGAACCTGCCGTTTTTCATTCTGGAACTGCTGCGCAACCATGACCTCCCGGCGAAAAATCTGGTCCTGGAGATCACCGAAGAAGCCGTTGTACTCGACTTCAAACACGCCACGCTGGTCCTCGAATGCCTGCGCGACATCGGCATCCGGATTGCAGTGGATGACTTCGGCACGGGCTATTCTTCCTTGTCGCTGATCAAGCGGCTGCCGGTCGATGAGCTGAAAATAGACCGGTCCTTCGTCACCAACCTGCCGGACGACAGGGACGACGTGGCGATCGTCGGCGCGGCGATCAATCTGGCCCACAATCTGGGCCTGCAGGTCATCGCCGAAGGGGTTGAAACACAGGCCGGGCTGAGCTGGCTGGCAGAGAACGGCTGCGAACAGGCACAGGGCTATCTGATCAGCAAGCCGATGCCGGCGGAGGAGTTCTCCACCTGGGTCAGAACCTATACCGCTGCCGGCTTCCGCCGTATGGCCAGCAATGCAAGCGCACCAAAGCCTGCCAGCAGAACGAACAACGAAAACAGCGTGCCGAGAACCGGCACGGACTGCACGACCAGCGCAAACACCGTCACTGGCAACAGCAGCACCAGATCCCGCCAGGCCGGACTCCTTCCCGCAGCTGGCACCGGCTCCTGAGCTGCAATCCGGATCCGGATCAGCTGTACCAGCATCAGCAGGCCGAGCAGTCCGGACAGCAGCACCGCCAGCAGGTACGCCGTCAGCAACAGCAACCCGAACAGCCAGCCAAACACCGACACGAACAGCACGACGATCAGCAGCGGTGTCAGCGAAATCGCGATGGCGCCGGTAACAAGCGTGCGCACCGGCGACGCATTCAACAATGCGCCTGAACGCTCGACGAGCGCAGGGCTCAACCAGAACACGCCGGCGGCAGCGATCATGATCGCAAGGCCGAGTGCCCAGCCGCCAAACGCCGGTGCCGCTGTTTCAGGCAGCTCATCGACGGGCGCCGTTACCCCTGCCACCTCGCCCATGATCAGCGCGTCTTCGGCAATCAGCGGCGGTTGTTCGCTGTGCCAGACCAGATGACCGCCGATGGCGGCGCCGGACTCGATGCGGATCTCCTGCGCCGTAATCTCGACATTACCCTGGATCTGGCCGGTGATGATGGCAGTCCGGGCAAACACCCGAAGGTCATCGCCGATCTGGCCCGCCATTTCGAGCGTACCGGCTGCAATCCAGGCGCGCCCGGCAATGGCGCTGCCCTCGGCGATGTTGACGACACCACCGGCAATTACCGCATGGTCGGTGACAAACCCGCGCAGCGTTACATCGCCGCCAGCGGCCCGCAGATCATCACCCACACCACCGGAGATCCCGATCTGCCCGCCGGCAACGCTCACATCGCCATCGATATCGCCGTCGATCGCAACGGTGCCGGCAGCGAGTACGGCATCGCCGGTTACCGGGCCATCGATCCGCAACCTGCCGCCTACGGCGTAGAGGTCTTCCGGGACGGGCTCGCTGATGGCGATGGTGTCACCGACACGCGTTTCGGCAGCGACGGGCACCATGGGCAACGTCACCAGAAATGGCAGGAGGAAGACGAGCCGCATCTGCATGGCCTGGTCCAGTCGCCGCTCTCGTTTCAGACGGCAGCGGGCTGCAGATCCGCAAGCGCCGCAGGCAGCAGGGCGTATACCCTGGCGTAGAGCTGCTGCTCCAGCGCGGTCTCCGCTTCGGTACTGCCGGCCATGTATGCCCAGTCGGCTTCACTGAACAACTTCGCGGCCAGCTCGGTCGTCGCGCCGTGGTGCCCCATATTGGCCATGATGTAGGCCGTGTAGGCTGCACTGGCCTGCTCGAAGCGCTCCAGCGCATCGGCGCCTTCACTCTGCAGTGCGCTCTTTGCAGCAGAGAAAACCGTCAGGTGCGCCTGATTCCCGGTCAGGCGTTCGTGCAACTCGTCGAGTGCCTGCCTCGCCTTGTCATCGATCGTTACGAGCTTGCGGCGGATCATGTCGCCCATTTTCACATCCTGGGCGTGCAGACGCTCCATGGCCGCTTCCATGTAGTCGCCCAGGGCGATATAGAACGGTACGAATGACTGGTTGCCGCCGGACTTGCGTGCCACGGCAGTCGTCAGCAGCTGCCGCACCGACTTCAGGCGACGCCTTTCGCCGGCAATCTTCTCACTCTGTGTCGTCATGTCGGATACTCCTTGCCAGATATGGATTGCAACAGGCCCGGGGTCAGCCGGCCAGACCGGGCTCAGACATCGAGTGTGCCCAGCATGCTCTCCGGGTAGCGTTCACCCTGTACCAGATCCTCCGGAATCGCATGCGCAACTGCGGCCAGCTGTTGCGCTGAAAGCTGCAGATCGACCGCCGCCGCGTTTTCCTCAAGCCAGCGCCGCTTCTTGGTACCCGGGATCGGCAGCACCCCCTGCGACTGGCCGAGGACCCAGGCCAGCGACAGCTGGGCAGGCGTACAGCCTATGCCGCGCGCCAGCTCCCGCAGTCGTTCGGCTGCGGCGAGATTGTGCTCGAAGTTGTCCGCCTGGAAACGCGGGAACATGCGCCGCGTATCGCCTTCCGGGAAATCCGCAACACTGCTGATGGCCCCGGTCAGGAAGCCGCGCCCGAGCGGACTGTAGGCGACAAAGGCCACGCCGAGTTCTTCGCAGGTCTTCAGCGTCGTACCGCAGGCATTGCGCGTCCACGGTGAGAGTTCGCTCTGCAGGGCTGCAACCGGGTGTATGCGGCAGGCACGACGCAAGGTCTGCGGATTCGCTTCGGAAATGCCTGCGAAGCGGATCTTTCCGGCGCGCACCAGCCCGGCCATCACTTCCATCGAGTCCTCGATCGGCACCTGTGGATCGATACGGTGCAGATAAAAGAGGTCGATCTGCTCCACGCCCAACCGTTGCAGACTCTCGTCACATGAGGTACGGATCGTGGCTGCGCGGTTGTCGGCCGCAATACGCCCGTCGGCTGTGCGCGAAAGGCCGCACTTGGTCGCGAGGAACACCTCGGCGCGACGCCCGCGGATCGCTTCACCGACAAAGCGCTCGTTGGCGCCATCCTGATAGACGGCAGCCGTATCGAGGTGATTGATACCGAGATCAAGGGCCCGATGCAGGGTAGCCCGTGCCTCGGCATCATCGCGCTGGCCATACCAGCCCACCATGCCCATGCAGCCGAGTCCGAGCGCCGACACCGATTCGCCGGTATTGCCGAGTTTTCGCTGTTTCATGCGTTGATCATACCCGCGTCGGCGGGACTCGCGCAGCCCGGCACAGTTGGATATGCTCCGGGCATATCTGATGGAGAATCTGCCCATGTCCGTGACAAGAAAGATCGTCCTGATCGGTGCCTGCATCCTGGCCCTTGCGGCCTGCGCGAGCGGCACCGCGAGTATGTCGGCAGCGCCGCAGACCGTACTCGTGGCCGGCGCTACCGGACGCACCGGCACAGAGCTTGTCAGTCAGTTGCTGGGCGAGGGCTACACGGTGCGCGCACTGGTCCGTGATCCGGTGAAGGCGAGGGCCGCCTTTGGCGACCGGGTGAGCTATTTCACCGGCGATGTGACCGATCCGGCCACGCTGACACCCGCCATGCAGGGTGCAGATGCAGTAATTTCGGCGATCGGCGCCAAGGGTGCGAAAGGCCCTTCCCGGCCGGAAGTGATCGACTACGCAGGGGTCAGGAATCTGGCAGTTGCGGCATCCGTTGCCGGCGTCAGGCAGTTTGTGCTCGTTTCTTCACGCTCGGTAACCCAGAAAGACCACCCGCTGAACCGGATGTTCGGCGACGTGCTCATCTGGAAGCTGAAGGGGGAGGACGCATTGCGCGCCAGCGGTGTGCCTTACACGATCATCCGCCCGGGCGGACTGGGGAATGGCGAACCCGGCCAGAAGGCCTTTGTCATCGAGCAGGGCGACAAGTCTGCAGGGCAGACCACCATCGCACGATCAGACCTGGCCACCATCTGCGTACAGGCGCTGAAATATCCTGAAGCGCTCAACCGGACCTTTGAGGTCAATACAGTCGAGGGTTCGCCGGTGACCGACTGGCGCACGCGGTTCGCTGCGCTGAAACCAGATCCGTCAATGTAGCAAGGCTTCGCGATGCCATTGGCCGTCATGCCAGACGATCTGGTATGGCGGCCAGTAGGTGTCGTCCAGCCTGAGCGTCAGCACTTCGACCTGGCCATTCCAGGTAACAGTCGTGAGACGCACCGAGTCGCGGTTGCGTTTGCCGCCGACCACGGCAATGAACTGGTCCAGGTCGGCGATAGCGTTGCCATCCACGGCCGTAATCCGCCGTCCGGCAAGCAGGCCATGGCGCGAAGCCGGTGAACCAAAAGCGAAGTACGACACGTACACGCCGGTCGGCTCGACACCGCGTTGGGCCGCCATATCCCGGTACGGCGCCTGCAACAGCGCGCCTGCCCAGAGCAGCGCACGACGTATGCCGGTGCCGTCGAGCGGTACCGTGGCAATGTCGATACCGAGTACCTGACTGTTGCGCAGCACCTCCACCACGACCGTTGGCTTCTGTGTGAGCCGCTCGACTTCACGAAAGCGAGTCGCCACCACGCCATCGATGGTCAGCAGCAGATCGCCCGGCTGCAGCAGGTTCGCCGCCGGCGATCCGGCCACGGTGCGTGTGACACCCAGGATCTGACGGCGTTCAGGATCCTGCCCGGCAATGCGTTGCGCCCAGTCCGCTGGCAAACCCAGCCGACGCGCATCAGCCAGCGGCATCTGCGCCCATTCCACTTCCAGGGAATGCAGCGTCTGGCCGCTGCGGGCGATTTCGAGCAGCTCGGCAAGATACTCGGCGGGCATGCCGCGATTTTCCTGCCGCAGCTGGCCATTACCCTGCCAGGCAAAGCTCGACCAGAGCGATACCACTTCACCCCGGCGGTTCGTCACCATACCGTCGACGTCGCGGGGCGGACTGACCAGCGCCAGGGTTTCCAGGTTGCTCTCGCGAAAACGCATCGTGCGGGAGAGTGGATAGCTCACCGGTTCCAGCGACGAAAATGTCGTCGGCTGTGCCGCCAGCTTGTCGCCGCCGCGCAGGCCGATTACCCACAGCTCGTCGCCGGGCTCCGGGACAGTGCTGTTCAGGCGCACGGACTTCACCGGCGTATCGCCAATCAGCGCCGGGTCGTAGGCCAGAAGCGCAAGGTTGTGCACGGGATGCACGAAGACCACGCGTGCCGGTATCTCCAGTGTGCCGCCAAAAGTGATCCGCACATCGCCCATGGCCTCGGGAATCGTGTTGCGGTCGACGACCACGAAACCCCGTTCTGCATCCAGCACGACGCCGGTGCCGTAGTAATGCTGCTCGGACACGCCGGACACCACATACGGCATATCGAAGTTGACCAGCACCAGTGAGGGGGCGATCCGGCGGAGCCTCGGGTCGCGCTGCGGAACCAGGCTTGCGGTGCCGCCTTCCGGTGGCCGGGCCGGCGGCCCCGCAGCGAGATCCCTGCACGGCCACTCGCCACGCACATCGTCACGGTGGCAGCGCACCGCCGGAAACCAGCGCCGGTCCATGCGGATCACGCGCAGCCGGCTGGAGCCGGGTTCCTCGACGCTGATGATGCGGAGTGCGACCTGCTGCTGATCGGCAAGGCCCGCCAGCACCTGCTCGAGGTCGTCGATGGTGTTGATCACCTCACTGCCAGCGGCAACGATCACCGCACCACGGGGTATGCCGGCCGCTGCCAGCGTGAAGCCGGGGTTGGCCACGTACACGCCTTCGGCAGCGCGGTTGAAATAGCGC harbors:
- a CDS encoding EAL domain-containing protein, whose amino-acid sequence is MRSLRSKILALAALLVVLTQFSTIGAVLLTTNREVSNRADQILRKAATIAGQLSVGRHTRLRSAGAVLAADPRFRGTVKSRDIATINELLGAHRYRTEIDLALLLDADGRVLAGTEPIGAGELRYPELVRLAMTDGAVPAHMTAFDHTYEVVTVPVGEAAPIAWLASGVLVEKDFAKRLSALTGLDVTLLARAHDRPSILGSSLDALDSAILLQDLSTADPDADRALRIRTGNGEHLALLQPLISSRPDIEVLLSEPLDTIMAPYRTLRYTVLLLGAIALCLAILGSLLLSRTITRPVNTLVQAARRIRDGHYNQAVQVEGKGEVAELASALNAMQQSIADREEHITFHARFDALTGLPTRLSALDEIEAAILRAATNAQPVTVLLVDLNNFSDIGSSLGYDISDALRSQAAERLRAGLDARHMLGRIEGDQFVVVLDGRDVDQATEIAEDLVRLLGGGLSVRDINVSVEARVGIASFPQHAADAEQLLQRAAVARNDARNSDVRIRIYQEGNDGRNRRQLTILGDLRKAARHDEFRLYLQPKVQLPDGRVCGAEALVRWQHPGLGFLTPDQFIPIAEKSGNISLITQWALATAIRECRLWLEEGLDLPVSVNLSSRDLQDKNLPFFILELLRNHDLPAKNLVLEITEEAVVLDFKHATLVLECLRDIGIRIAVDDFGTGYSSLSLIKRLPVDELKIDRSFVTNLPDDRDDVAIVGAAINLAHNLGLQVIAEGVETQAGLSWLAENGCEQAQGYLISKPMPAEEFSTWVRTYTAAGFRRMASNASAPKPASRTNNENSVPRTGTDCTTSANTVTGNSSTRSRQAGLLPAAGTGS
- a CDS encoding aldo/keto reductase gives rise to the protein MKQRKLGNTGESVSALGLGCMGMVGWYGQRDDAEARATLHRALDLGINHLDTAAVYQDGANERFVGEAIRGRRAEVFLATKCGLSRTADGRIAADNRAATIRTSCDESLQRLGVEQIDLFYLHRIDPQVPIEDSMEVMAGLVRAGKIRFAGISEANPQTLRRACRIHPVAALQSELSPWTRNACGTTLKTCEELGVAFVAYSPLGRGFLTGAISSVADFPEGDTRRMFPRFQADNFEHNLAAAERLRELARGIGCTPAQLSLAWVLGQSQGVLPIPGTKKRRWLEENAAAVDLQLSAQQLAAVAHAIPEDLVQGERYPESMLGTLDV
- a CDS encoding SDR family oxidoreductase, giving the protein MSVTRKIVLIGACILALAACASGTASMSAAPQTVLVAGATGRTGTELVSQLLGEGYTVRALVRDPVKARAAFGDRVSYFTGDVTDPATLTPAMQGADAVISAIGAKGAKGPSRPEVIDYAGVRNLAVAASVAGVRQFVLVSSRSVTQKDHPLNRMFGDVLIWKLKGEDALRASGVPYTIIRPGGLGNGEPGQKAFVIEQGDKSAGQTTIARSDLATICVQALKYPEALNRTFEVNTVEGSPVTDWRTRFAALKPDPSM
- a CDS encoding trypsin-like peptidase domain-containing protein, giving the protein MRRSGMHSASRLCALILCLVALPALSAANDSAAGAWRNTIEGISPAVVSIQVDETRAFDTEWNESGQATGFVVDAERGLILTNRHVVTSGPVRAVAIFTNQEEVELTPVYRDPVHDFGFYRYDPAALKYIRPKTLSLKPAAAQVGREIRVVGNDGGEQLSILSGTIARLRREAPDYGRGKYNDFNTFYLQAASSTSGGSSGSPVIDIDGNVVALNAGASNATASSFFLPLDRVQRALTLLRTGQPVPRGTLGAIFSYTAFDELRRLGLREASETAVRRRFPDGIGMLVVSEILPGTAAAGVLQVGDILVKVSGDYVSEFVPLDDALDAHVGQPVDLVVERGGQVMSLRMAVQDLHQFNPDEYLQFGDAVVNNLSWQLARYFNRAAEGVYVANPGFTLAAAGIPRGAVIVAAGSEVINTIDDLEQVLAGLADQQQVALRIISVEEPGSSRLRVIRMDRRWFPAVRCHRDDVRGEWPCRDLAAGPPARPPEGGTASLVPQRDPRLRRIAPSLVLVNFDMPYVVSGVSEQHYYGTGVVLDAERGFVVVDRNTIPEAMGDVRITFGGTLEIPARVVFVHPVHNLALLAYDPALIGDTPVKSVRLNSTVPEPGDELWVIGLRGGDKLAAQPTTFSSLEPVSYPLSRTMRFRESNLETLALVSPPRDVDGMVTNRRGEVVSLWSSFAWQGNGQLRQENRGMPAEYLAELLEIARSGQTLHSLEVEWAQMPLADARRLGLPADWAQRIAGQDPERRQILGVTRTVAGSPAANLLQPGDLLLTIDGVVATRFREVERLTQKPTVVVEVLRNSQVLGIDIATVPLDGTGIRRALLWAGALLQAPYRDMAAQRGVEPTGVYVSYFAFGSPASRHGLLAGRRITAVDGNAIADLDQFIAVVGGKRNRDSVRLTTVTWNGQVEVLTLRLDDTYWPPYQIVWHDGQWHREALLH